In Rhizobium gallicum bv. gallicum R602sp, the following proteins share a genomic window:
- the tssB gene encoding type VI secretion system contractile sheath small subunit, protein MASVHEKLERVRKPRVHIKYEVETEGAMVVKELPFVVGVLGDFSGNPTQPLKPFGERKFVQVDRDNFDDVMRRMTPGLNITVENTLQNDGSDLAVSLKFESMEDFEPGAVVNQVPALKALLDARNELRDLMSKADRSEELERMLEDILQNNGDLNKLVSELGAAGNKDNVN, encoded by the coding sequence ATGGCAAGTGTGCATGAGAAACTGGAAAGGGTTCGCAAGCCGCGCGTCCACATCAAATACGAGGTGGAGACCGAGGGTGCGATGGTAGTCAAGGAGCTGCCCTTCGTCGTCGGCGTGCTCGGCGACTTCTCCGGCAATCCGACGCAGCCGCTCAAGCCGTTCGGCGAGCGGAAATTCGTTCAGGTCGATCGCGACAATTTCGACGACGTCATGCGCCGCATGACGCCCGGTCTCAACATCACGGTCGAAAATACGCTGCAGAACGACGGCTCGGATCTCGCCGTATCGCTGAAGTTCGAAAGCATGGAAGACTTCGAGCCAGGCGCGGTCGTCAATCAGGTTCCGGCACTTAAGGCACTGCTTGATGCGCGCAATGAGCTGCGCGACCTGATGAGCAAGGCAGACCGCTCGGAGGAGCTGGAGCGGATGCTCGAAGACATCCTTCAGAACAATGGCGACCTCAACAAATTGGTCTCCGAGCTCGGCGCCGCCGGCAACAAGGACAACGTGAACTGA
- the tssC gene encoding type VI secretion system contractile sheath large subunit, giving the protein MSADTQLAAQDEVAYVPDENLLSKVVAATRQTEPDRAQNLLRTLTDQALKGTVKYDRNLTITLNNAIAELDRTISRQLAAIMQSPEFARLEGSWRGLNYLVKNSETSVNLKIRVLNTSKRELSKDLAKAVEFDQSRLFKSVYDDEFGTPGGEPMGTLIGDYEFDNSFEDVQMLQGISSIAAAAFAPFIAAASPRMFGFEDFRELAKPRDLEKIFETVEYTKWRSLRESDDSRFVTLAMPRVLARMPYGPKTNPIDEFGFDETGGSKTGELDHEAYCWMNAAYVMGTRLTEAFAKSGWCTSIRGAENGGKVENLPMHIFASDDGDLDLKCPTEVGITDRRDAELGKLGFLPLCHYKNTDYAVFFGAQTTHKPKLYDKPEATANAAVSARLPYMMATSRFAHYLKVMGRDKIGSFMEAEDCEVWLNRWISNYVNANDDAGEESRAKYPLRDAKVTVQEIPGKPGSYNAVAWMRPWLQMEELTTSLRMVARIPSKN; this is encoded by the coding sequence ATGAGCGCAGATACTCAACTGGCGGCCCAGGACGAGGTCGCATACGTACCCGATGAGAACCTCCTGTCAAAGGTCGTGGCCGCCACCCGCCAGACAGAGCCGGATCGCGCGCAGAACCTGCTGCGCACGCTGACCGACCAGGCGTTGAAAGGCACCGTCAAGTACGACCGCAACCTGACGATCACGTTGAACAACGCGATCGCCGAGCTCGACAGGACGATTTCCCGTCAGCTGGCTGCGATCATGCAGTCGCCGGAATTCGCCAGGCTCGAAGGTTCCTGGCGCGGGCTGAACTACCTGGTCAAGAACAGCGAAACCAGCGTCAACCTGAAGATCCGGGTGCTGAACACTTCCAAGCGCGAGCTCTCCAAGGATCTTGCCAAGGCGGTCGAGTTCGACCAGTCAAGGCTCTTCAAGTCGGTCTATGATGATGAGTTCGGCACGCCGGGCGGCGAGCCCATGGGCACATTGATCGGCGACTATGAATTCGACAATTCGTTCGAAGACGTTCAGATGCTGCAGGGCATCTCGTCGATCGCTGCCGCAGCCTTTGCGCCCTTCATCGCAGCAGCAAGCCCGCGCATGTTCGGCTTCGAGGACTTCCGCGAACTGGCAAAGCCGCGCGATCTCGAAAAGATCTTCGAGACGGTCGAGTACACGAAATGGCGCAGCCTTCGCGAAAGCGACGATTCGCGCTTCGTGACACTGGCCATGCCGCGCGTGCTTGCCCGCATGCCCTATGGCCCGAAGACCAATCCGATCGACGAATTCGGCTTCGACGAGACGGGCGGTTCCAAGACCGGCGAGCTAGATCACGAGGCCTATTGCTGGATGAATGCCGCCTATGTCATGGGCACGCGTCTTACCGAGGCCTTTGCCAAGAGCGGCTGGTGCACCTCGATCCGCGGCGCGGAAAATGGCGGGAAGGTCGAGAACCTGCCGATGCATATCTTTGCCAGCGACGATGGCGACCTCGATCTCAAATGCCCGACGGAAGTCGGCATCACGGACCGGCGTGATGCCGAGCTCGGCAAGCTCGGCTTCCTGCCGCTTTGCCACTACAAGAACACCGATTACGCGGTCTTCTTCGGTGCACAGACGACGCACAAGCCAAAGCTCTACGACAAGCCGGAAGCGACTGCTAATGCCGCAGTCTCCGCCCGCCTGCCCTACATGATGGCGACGTCACGCTTCGCCCACTATCTCAAGGTCATGGGCCGCGACAAGATCGGCTCGTTCATGGAAGCCGAGGATTGCGAAGTGTGGCTGAACCGCTGGATTTCGAACTACGTCAACGCCAACGACGATGCCGGCGAGGAATCTCGCGCCAAGTATCCGTTGCGCGATGCCAAGGTGACGGTCCAGGAAATCCCCGGCAAACCGGGTTCATACAATGCGGTCGCCTGGATGCGCCCCTGGCTGCAGATGGAAGAGCTGACGACCTCGCTGCGCATGGTCGCCCGTATTCCCTCCAAGAACTGA
- the tssC gene encoding type VI secretion system contractile sheath large subunit — translation MNSGTKWRRTADQLIALIDDALNRQVNAILHHPEFQKMEARWRGLAMLVREASRSGEVKIKLLSASWDQLARNLERAADFDQSHLFEMVYSREFGMPGGEPFGLIVGDYMCAPEMAGDGDAVSTLVQLGTVAAAAFCPFIAGASPQALGLERFDELDRVQDFSWLAHDPSRIRWNSLRAREDSRFLGLVAPRILMRPPHEPLARHRNDGFPFRETISEDGSSLLWGNGAFAFASMVIRNFNESGWFADIRGVTQDAIDGGMLGADELAPYDFGTESNGLSAQAPVEISLTSMQEQQFCDLGIVPVATTYLSASAIFNSNQSLHAPPHYSSEHARQNARIAAMLQYVLCASRFSHYLKVIMRDEIGQLSDAPSIQRRLEDWLAAYTLGNDDADLTLRTRRPLRSAGISVHDIPGKPGTFSCTVRLQPHFQLDDVSTSFHLIAETANATTRFARPTDAPQRMSA, via the coding sequence ATGAACTCAGGCACAAAGTGGCGACGGACGGCCGATCAGCTGATTGCGCTGATCGACGATGCCCTCAACAGGCAGGTCAATGCAATTCTTCACCATCCGGAATTCCAGAAGATGGAGGCCCGCTGGCGCGGCCTTGCCATGCTGGTGCGCGAGGCAAGCCGCAGCGGCGAAGTCAAGATCAAGCTTTTGAGCGCCAGCTGGGATCAGCTGGCACGCAATCTGGAACGCGCCGCCGATTTCGACCAGAGCCATCTGTTCGAAATGGTCTATAGCCGCGAATTCGGCATGCCGGGCGGCGAGCCGTTCGGTCTCATCGTCGGCGACTATATGTGCGCGCCGGAGATGGCGGGAGACGGGGATGCGGTAAGCACGCTCGTGCAGCTCGGCACGGTCGCGGCCGCCGCCTTCTGCCCCTTCATTGCCGGGGCGTCACCGCAGGCGCTCGGCCTGGAACGGTTCGACGAGCTCGACCGCGTGCAAGATTTCTCCTGGCTTGCGCATGATCCGTCGCGTATCCGCTGGAACAGCCTGAGGGCACGGGAAGATTCCCGCTTCCTCGGCCTCGTTGCGCCGCGCATCCTGATGCGGCCACCCCATGAACCGCTGGCGCGCCACCGCAACGACGGCTTCCCGTTCCGCGAGACGATCAGCGAGGATGGAAGCTCGCTGCTGTGGGGCAACGGCGCCTTTGCATTCGCCTCGATGGTCATTCGCAATTTCAATGAATCGGGCTGGTTCGCCGATATCCGCGGCGTGACCCAGGATGCCATCGATGGCGGCATGCTGGGTGCCGATGAGCTTGCGCCTTACGACTTCGGCACCGAAAGCAACGGGCTCTCGGCCCAGGCGCCGGTCGAGATCAGCCTCACCAGCATGCAGGAACAGCAATTCTGCGATCTGGGTATTGTGCCGGTCGCGACGACTTACCTGTCGGCCTCGGCAATTTTCAACTCCAACCAGTCCCTGCATGCGCCGCCGCATTATTCCAGTGAGCATGCGCGCCAAAACGCACGGATCGCTGCAATGCTGCAATATGTGCTCTGCGCCTCGCGCTTCTCGCATTACTTGAAGGTCATCATGCGCGACGAGATCGGCCAGCTGTCGGACGCGCCGTCGATCCAGCGGCGGCTGGAGGACTGGCTGGCGGCTTATACACTCGGCAACGACGACGCCGACCTGACGCTAAGGACGCGCCGGCCGCTGCGCTCGGCGGGTATCAGCGTTCACGATATCCCCGGCAAGCCCGGTACTTTTTCCTGCACTGTGCGGCTGCAGCCGCATTTCCAACTCGATGACGTTTCCACCAGTTTCCACCTCATCGCCGAGACGGCAAACGCCACGACACGCTTTGCCCGCCCGACCGACGCACCGCAAAGGATGTCCGCATGA
- a CDS encoding type VI secretion system accessory protein TagJ, protein MTLSAQIANLLGQDALGQALELAKAQVKSAPTDKEARHLYIDLLVLSGDYERADAQCNVAVTFSPEDAMGFALLRNQLRAIAARDAWFEKGAVPEFPQGPSELDMAAMRLGIAARTQERADAEIALDRLEDLRGERPMVWNGREISDFRDLDDRIPHALEIIMTGGAYLWVDFSKIASVTIEPIARPRDLAFRRGKLSLIDGASAPVLLPAIYHGTKAGPALLLGRETEWVKEPSGITTGRGHRCFLAGDELVSFHETVNLDAAEHLEARRTIHG, encoded by the coding sequence ATGACGCTCTCCGCCCAAATCGCCAATCTGCTTGGCCAAGACGCTCTGGGGCAGGCGCTCGAACTTGCGAAGGCACAGGTGAAATCCGCGCCGACCGACAAGGAAGCGCGGCACCTTTACATCGACCTTCTGGTTCTGTCGGGCGACTACGAACGCGCCGACGCCCAGTGCAATGTCGCCGTTACCTTCTCACCAGAAGATGCCATGGGCTTTGCGCTGCTGCGCAACCAGTTGCGGGCAATTGCCGCGCGCGATGCCTGGTTCGAAAAGGGTGCGGTGCCGGAATTCCCGCAAGGGCCGAGCGAATTGGACATGGCGGCGATGCGCCTTGGCATCGCCGCCCGGACGCAGGAAAGGGCAGATGCTGAGATCGCCCTCGACCGGTTGGAAGACCTGCGCGGCGAGAGGCCAATGGTCTGGAACGGACGCGAGATTTCCGATTTTCGCGACCTCGACGATCGCATCCCCCACGCGCTCGAAATCATCATGACAGGCGGCGCCTATCTCTGGGTGGACTTTTCCAAAATCGCTTCGGTGACGATCGAGCCCATCGCACGGCCGCGCGATCTTGCCTTTCGCCGGGGCAAGCTGTCGTTGATTGACGGGGCCAGCGCGCCGGTGCTTCTGCCCGCGATCTATCATGGCACGAAAGCCGGTCCGGCGTTGCTTCTTGGTCGCGAGACCGAATGGGTGAAGGAGCCGAGCGGCATCACCACGGGCCGCGGCCATCGGTGCTTCTTGGCGGGCGACGAACTCGTCTCCTTCCATGAGACGGTGAACCTTGACGCAGCCGAACACCTCGAAGCAAGGAGAACCATTCATGGCTGA
- the tssE gene encoding type VI secretion system baseplate subunit TssE — MADPLERCRPRERMLSQSILDRLIDANPDLPSDDHLSLAEQVREMREAIRRDLEALLNTRRCPTAPPAILDELKDALVSYGVDGIVSANLVTDNAKLRLARVIERRIALFETRLSDVRVTILKSRHDGERALRMRIQASFRLHEGMPPISFESMIDPSTQRFMVEAANG, encoded by the coding sequence ATGGCTGATCCGCTCGAGCGCTGCCGTCCGCGCGAGCGGATGCTGTCGCAGTCGATCCTCGACCGGCTGATCGACGCGAACCCGGATCTGCCGAGCGACGACCACCTGAGCCTTGCCGAGCAGGTGCGCGAGATGCGTGAAGCGATCCGCCGCGATCTCGAAGCCTTGCTCAATACGCGGCGCTGCCCCACGGCGCCACCGGCCATCCTCGACGAATTGAAGGACGCACTGGTCTCCTACGGGGTGGACGGCATCGTGTCCGCCAATCTGGTAACCGACAATGCGAAGCTGCGGCTGGCGCGCGTCATCGAGCGGCGGATTGCGCTTTTCGAAACACGCCTTTCGGATGTGCGGGTGACGATCCTGAAGAGCCGTCACGACGGTGAGCGGGCGCTGCGCATGCGCATCCAGGCAAGCTTCCGTCTGCATGAGGGCATGCCGCCGATCAGCTTCGAATCGATGATCGACCCGTCAACGCAACGCTTCATGGTCGAGGCGGCAAATGGCTGA
- the tssF gene encoding type VI secretion system baseplate subunit TssF, whose protein sequence is MADGFLQRYNDELGALRRRAARFADAFPKIAGRLRMTGDVADDPHVERLIQSFAYSAARVRQKLDDEFPELTDGLLETLYPHYLAPLPSMSIVKFRPSEMLASVQTVPRHSEILAEPVGGEACRFRTTQDVEIVPVEIASASLSGQPFNAPLSPYPGAAGCLRLSIRSSAPRMGHLSESGLKRLRLYIASPWQQAIRIYELLANHTLGIALAHHADDRTPKFLRASNLQPVGFDPEQAMLPYPPSSFTGYGLLTEFFALPQKFLFFDIEGLDPWHGETLEIFIYLNDSDAKLERAVSARDFALNATPVVNLFRQICEPVAVDGTRTEYRLLPDARRQRTREIYAIERVLLTGRGGQEEFSQPFFGRRQKGSTASTYWQISRRFEADDGTSDVDIAFVDRMHRPTGAIDAVASVDTLCLNRDLPEQLPFGGGHPQLQLASGSEAVARVEALIPPTPSVRMNEQDDRNWRLMSHLMLNHLSLFDNEGTALKDILSLYAFRDSPETKQLVDALARIHARNSTARLGNGGMVPGTEITLEFDPGAIDRASAFLFGSVLDRFFGLYTSLNSFTRLSIAMKGQSKPIASWPARAAERPLL, encoded by the coding sequence ATGGCTGACGGCTTCCTGCAACGCTACAATGACGAACTCGGCGCGCTTCGCCGCCGCGCCGCACGCTTTGCCGATGCTTTCCCGAAGATTGCCGGCCGGCTGCGCATGACGGGTGATGTCGCCGACGACCCGCATGTCGAGCGGCTGATCCAGAGTTTCGCCTATTCCGCAGCCCGCGTGCGCCAGAAGCTGGACGATGAATTCCCCGAGCTTACCGACGGCCTTCTGGAAACCCTTTATCCCCATTACCTGGCGCCGTTACCCTCCATGAGCATCGTGAAATTCCGTCCGAGCGAGATGCTGGCTTCGGTGCAGACGGTGCCGCGTCATAGCGAAATCCTGGCTGAGCCGGTCGGCGGCGAGGCCTGCCGCTTCCGCACAACGCAAGACGTCGAGATCGTGCCTGTCGAGATCGCCTCTGCCTCGCTTTCCGGCCAGCCGTTCAATGCGCCGCTTTCGCCCTATCCCGGCGCAGCCGGATGCCTCAGGCTGTCGATCCGTTCGAGCGCACCCCGCATGGGCCATCTTTCCGAGAGCGGACTGAAGCGGCTGAGGCTCTACATCGCCTCGCCCTGGCAGCAGGCGATCCGCATTTATGAGCTTCTGGCAAACCATACGCTCGGGATCGCGCTTGCCCATCACGCCGACGATCGTACGCCGAAATTTCTGCGGGCGAGCAATCTGCAGCCCGTCGGCTTTGACCCTGAGCAGGCGATGTTGCCCTATCCCCCGTCGAGCTTCACCGGCTACGGGCTTTTGACGGAATTCTTCGCCCTGCCGCAGAAATTCCTGTTCTTCGATATCGAAGGGCTGGATCCCTGGCATGGAGAAACGCTCGAGATCTTCATTTATCTCAACGACAGCGATGCCAAGCTGGAGCGAGCCGTTTCTGCGCGCGACTTCGCTCTCAATGCCACTCCGGTCGTCAATCTCTTCCGGCAGATCTGCGAGCCGGTGGCCGTCGACGGAACTCGCACGGAATACCGGCTGCTACCGGATGCCCGACGTCAGCGGACCCGGGAGATTTATGCAATCGAACGCGTCCTCTTGACGGGCCGCGGCGGCCAGGAGGAATTCTCTCAGCCGTTCTTCGGGCGCCGCCAGAAAGGCAGCACGGCCTCGACCTACTGGCAGATTTCGCGCCGCTTTGAGGCCGATGACGGCACGAGCGACGTCGATATCGCCTTCGTCGACCGCATGCACCGGCCGACCGGCGCGATCGATGCGGTCGCCAGCGTTGACACATTGTGCCTCAACCGCGACCTGCCGGAGCAGCTGCCCTTCGGCGGCGGGCATCCGCAGCTGCAGCTTGCTTCCGGCAGCGAGGCGGTCGCCCGGGTCGAGGCTCTCATTCCACCGACGCCATCGGTGCGGATGAACGAGCAGGACGACCGCAACTGGCGACTGATGTCTCACCTGATGCTCAATCATCTGTCGTTGTTCGACAACGAAGGGACCGCCCTTAAGGATATCCTTTCCCTTTATGCCTTCCGTGACAGCCCGGAAACCAAGCAGCTCGTCGATGCACTAGCGCGGATCCATGCCCGCAACTCGACGGCACGCCTTGGCAACGGCGGCATGGTGCCGGGCACCGAGATCACGCTCGAATTCGATCCCGGCGCCATCGATCGGGCATCCGCTTTCCTGTTCGGCAGCGTGCTCGATCGCTTTTTCGGCCTCTACACCTCGCTCAACAGCTTCACCCGCCTCTCGATCGCCATGAAGGGGCAATCGAAGCCAATCGCGAGCTGGCCGGCGCGAGCCGCCGAACGTCCGCTCCTGTGA
- the tssG gene encoding type VI secretion system baseplate subunit TssG: MSMAVKKTSDHLEEKLEQDPSRFEPTTAFRVAQQASGHDLGVRAHIGVSPAPLAVCGFNRTGDKAVIRSSLAGLTGPLGSMPPAYNELIMREERNRSRALASFFDLFSARMSALFVDACEKYRIARRLRWGRDRRKNSFVTTLFSLTGFGTKRLAEQSGIDDELILRFSGFFSARVRNLVNLRAMLCEFTGLPVEIEQFRGRWLTIPVEDRSLLEPGRDVQLGVNATAGAAIHDFSGGFRVMIGPLDYDAYLTLSPGRPAIGELFALTRLYVGSGFDFDIQIILKKEQIPFCQLGQAGDPPRLGWNSWARVAPAARDSSDAVVVERASAPVKAV; encoded by the coding sequence ATGAGCATGGCCGTGAAAAAGACGAGCGATCACCTTGAAGAGAAGCTGGAGCAAGATCCAAGCCGGTTCGAGCCGACGACGGCCTTCCGTGTCGCCCAGCAGGCTTCCGGACACGATCTTGGCGTTCGTGCGCATATCGGCGTGTCGCCGGCACCGCTTGCCGTCTGCGGCTTTAACCGGACGGGCGACAAGGCCGTGATCCGCAGCTCACTGGCGGGCCTTACCGGGCCGCTCGGCTCGATGCCACCGGCTTATAACGAACTCATCATGCGCGAAGAGCGCAACCGATCGCGCGCGCTTGCCAGCTTTTTTGATCTTTTCAGCGCCCGCATGAGCGCGCTGTTCGTCGATGCCTGCGAGAAATACCGCATTGCGCGGCGGTTGCGCTGGGGTCGTGACCGGCGCAAGAACAGTTTCGTCACGACGCTCTTTTCTCTCACCGGTTTCGGCACGAAGAGGCTTGCCGAACAAAGCGGCATCGATGATGAGCTCATCCTGCGCTTTAGCGGCTTCTTTTCCGCGCGCGTCAGAAACCTCGTCAACCTGCGCGCCATGCTCTGCGAGTTCACCGGACTGCCCGTCGAAATCGAGCAGTTCCGTGGACGCTGGCTCACGATCCCGGTCGAGGACCGAAGCCTACTCGAGCCGGGACGCGACGTGCAGCTCGGCGTCAATGCCACGGCAGGCGCTGCAATCCACGATTTCAGCGGCGGCTTCCGCGTCATGATCGGCCCGCTCGACTATGACGCCTATCTGACGCTTTCGCCGGGCAGGCCGGCAATCGGGGAGCTCTTCGCGCTGACGCGGCTCTATGTCGGTTCCGGTTTCGATTTCGACATCCAGATCATCCTGAAGAAGGAGCAAATTCCCTTCTGCCAGCTCGGCCAGGCCGGTGACCCGCCACGGCTCGGCTGGAACAGCTGGGCCCGCGTAGCACCTGCAGCCCGAGACAGCAGCGACGCGGTCGTCGTCGAACGTGCTTCAGCACCCGTAAAAGCTGTGTGA
- a CDS encoding type VI secretion system-associated FHA domain protein — protein MRLELRQINGNFVNSVAPKWFFEHGRRTLGRAGDCDWQMSDPECHVSKHHCTIERDREGFLLRDQSANGSRVDGMLLLEGQSARLNDQSRLEVGGLAFSVHISGDNNLEFEDPDASLRLSDETLTISSILADIAPGGRTATGILGERANDDWLPQADLAATKRNGTSSRDVEIGWSGPPQVEGLAAIVPNDWNSDAGYSSELEHGAATRSAVNLRQNRPAAEAGETTEEVTGQTRAAENAEEIDRAFGALAASPPLGMPALEALVRQLEEASDGTLSIFEIEAAEIGDGASFITGEDAALSARLEALLQRQLVLNAALEKLVRAASHMLEPRIVEARIDAEPYRQPWQRKRNYWQAYRTQFEKSGRSLSIRELFREAMMGPSGSAGQDSQPITGRIDRAS, from the coding sequence ATGCGGCTGGAACTCAGGCAGATCAACGGCAATTTTGTCAACAGCGTCGCTCCCAAGTGGTTCTTCGAGCACGGCCGGCGCACACTCGGGAGGGCTGGCGACTGTGACTGGCAGATGTCTGATCCGGAATGCCACGTCTCGAAGCATCATTGCACGATAGAGCGGGACCGCGAGGGTTTCCTGCTGCGCGACCAGAGCGCCAACGGATCGCGTGTCGATGGCATGCTTTTGCTGGAAGGACAAAGTGCAAGGCTCAATGACCAATCACGCTTAGAGGTCGGCGGACTGGCCTTCTCAGTCCACATATCCGGTGACAACAATCTTGAATTCGAGGATCCGGATGCAAGCCTGAGGCTTTCCGATGAGACGCTGACGATCTCGTCGATTCTCGCCGATATCGCGCCCGGCGGGCGTACGGCGACCGGCATTCTCGGCGAACGTGCAAATGACGACTGGCTGCCGCAAGCCGATCTTGCGGCGACGAAAAGGAACGGAACATCGTCGCGCGATGTCGAGATCGGCTGGAGCGGACCTCCGCAGGTCGAAGGTCTGGCGGCGATCGTGCCAAACGATTGGAACAGCGACGCTGGCTATAGCAGCGAGCTGGAGCATGGGGCAGCAACGCGCAGCGCCGTTAACCTCCGGCAAAATCGGCCAGCGGCAGAAGCGGGGGAAACGACCGAGGAGGTAACCGGACAGACGCGAGCGGCCGAGAATGCCGAGGAAATAGACAGGGCCTTCGGCGCGTTGGCGGCAAGCCCACCTCTCGGCATGCCGGCGCTTGAGGCGCTTGTCCGGCAGCTTGAGGAGGCGAGCGACGGGACGCTTTCGATCTTTGAGATTGAAGCTGCCGAGATCGGCGACGGAGCAAGCTTCATCACCGGCGAGGATGCAGCACTCAGCGCGCGGCTGGAGGCTCTGCTGCAGCGGCAATTGGTGCTGAACGCTGCACTGGAAAAGCTGGTCCGCGCAGCAAGCCACATGCTGGAGCCGCGCATCGTCGAAGCCAGGATTGACGCGGAGCCGTACCGGCAACCGTGGCAGCGAAAGCGAAACTACTGGCAGGCCTACCGGACGCAGTTCGAAAAGAGCGGCAGGAGCCTCTCCATACGCGAGCTCTTTCGCGAAGCGATGATGGGGCCGTCTGGCAGCGCCGGGCAGGACAGCCAGCCGATAACGGGAAGGATTGATCGCGCATCATGA
- the tssK gene encoding type VI secretion system baseplate subunit TssK: MRNENRVAWSEGMFLRVQHFQQSDRWTERLVRTTTRALMPYPWGIAEIGIDRSALAIGQFALSNLRGILPDGTPFEAPVDADLPAPIDLDENTKNAIIYLALPARQPGKADVAINGSAALNSVRIVASHYEAPDANVETDFMAPIDVGRLSLRYLKTGDELSGYELLGLARVIEVRSDRAVILDPDFIAPSLNCAAQPRLAELITELLGIVRHRAQAIAERIGDPTIRGTAEVGDYFLLQILNRADPMLRHISANATRMHPITFYEHCIQLAGELATFTTAGKRASDFPPYRHEDLKATFSAVFEDLRTSLSAVLEQAAVSIELAERRHGVRVGTIHDRSLLKDAGFVLAVRAEMPTEDVRRRFPAQVKVGPVERIADLVNVALPGIPVRPLPVLPRQLPYRSGTIYFELDTKNPLWKQLDTSGAIALHLAGDFPGLEMELWALRE; the protein is encoded by the coding sequence ATGAGAAATGAAAACCGGGTGGCATGGAGCGAAGGCATGTTCCTTCGCGTACAGCATTTCCAACAATCCGACCGCTGGACGGAGCGGCTTGTCCGGACCACGACGCGTGCCTTGATGCCCTACCCTTGGGGAATCGCTGAAATAGGCATCGATCGCAGCGCACTGGCGATCGGCCAGTTCGCGCTTTCGAACCTGCGCGGCATCCTGCCTGACGGTACGCCCTTCGAAGCACCGGTGGACGCTGATCTGCCGGCACCGATCGATCTGGACGAGAACACCAAGAACGCCATCATCTATCTCGCTCTACCGGCAAGACAGCCCGGAAAAGCAGACGTCGCGATCAACGGCAGCGCGGCGTTGAACAGCGTGCGCATCGTCGCTTCGCATTATGAAGCGCCCGACGCCAATGTCGAAACGGATTTCATGGCGCCGATCGATGTCGGCCGGCTGAGCCTGCGCTATCTGAAGACAGGCGACGAGCTTTCCGGTTACGAACTGCTTGGTCTTGCCCGCGTCATCGAGGTGCGATCGGACCGCGCCGTCATCCTCGATCCCGACTTTATCGCCCCAAGCCTCAACTGCGCTGCCCAGCCACGCCTTGCCGAGCTCATCACCGAGCTCCTTGGCATCGTGCGCCACCGGGCGCAGGCGATCGCCGAACGCATCGGCGATCCAACGATCAGAGGGACAGCTGAAGTCGGCGACTATTTCCTGCTGCAGATCCTAAATCGCGCGGACCCAATGCTGCGGCATATCTCCGCCAACGCGACGCGGATGCATCCCATCACCTTTTACGAACATTGCATTCAGCTGGCCGGCGAGCTCGCGACGTTCACCACGGCCGGCAAGCGGGCAAGCGACTTCCCGCCCTATCGCCATGAGGATCTGAAGGCGACCTTTTCGGCCGTCTTTGAGGATCTCAGGACCTCGCTGTCGGCCGTTCTCGAACAGGCCGCCGTTTCGATCGAGCTTGCCGAGCGCCGCCACGGCGTACGGGTCGGCACGATCCATGACCGCTCGCTGCTCAAAGATGCCGGCTTCGTGCTCGCCGTGCGCGCCGAAATGCCTACCGAGGACGTGCGGCGGCGCTTCCCCGCCCAGGTCAAGGTCGGCCCGGTCGAGCGCATCGCCGATCTCGTCAATGTCGCGCTGCCCGGTATTCCCGTGCGTCCGCTGCCCGTTCTGCCGCGCCAACTGCCCTATCGCTCGGGCACCATCTACTTCGAACTCGACACCAAGAATCCGCTTTGGAAGCAACTCGACACTTCGGGCGCCATCGCCCTGCATCTCGCAGGCGACTTTCCCGGCCTCGAAATGGAACTATGGGCCCTTAGAGAATGA